A genome region from Acinetobacter lwoffii includes the following:
- a CDS encoding TnsA endonuclease C-terminal domain-containing protein produces the protein MTKIIKNYEELVKEGYGQGHGRDYKPCKTVHNFSSIGRSHRVQGRVSKRLHHLFSDLELSTFLLLDWNQNVTDIREHYPLDIYDLNSICSRYRMKKVSVDYLPFTLSSDFLVDFGKFSIALDTLYSKDLNKAHIIESLEIKRRYWEEEHNTPFKLITEKDIPATVLENIKWLYVEKNNLEITNHMIDQAIYFMEEISQYPQSSLISFCKHTDQTQKRGIGTTLALFRKLFALRILQFNLEISYLELKLSDIHASNLLQNENTVHATN, from the coding sequence ATGACAAAAATTATAAAAAACTATGAGGAATTAGTAAAAGAAGGATATGGCCAAGGCCATGGACGAGATTATAAACCTTGCAAAACTGTTCATAACTTCAGTTCAATTGGTCGCTCTCATAGAGTACAAGGTCGTGTGAGTAAACGTCTTCACCACTTGTTTTCTGATCTAGAGTTATCCACCTTTTTGCTGCTTGACTGGAATCAGAACGTTACAGATATTCGTGAACATTATCCTTTGGATATCTATGATCTTAACTCCATCTGTTCTCGTTACCGGATGAAAAAGGTATCGGTTGATTATCTACCTTTTACCCTATCTTCAGATTTTTTAGTTGATTTTGGTAAGTTTTCTATAGCCCTCGACACTCTTTATAGCAAGGATTTGAATAAAGCTCATATTATTGAGTCTTTAGAAATTAAACGTCGTTACTGGGAAGAAGAGCACAATACGCCATTCAAGCTGATTACCGAAAAGGATATTCCTGCTACGGTACTAGAGAACATTAAATGGCTGTATGTAGAAAAAAATAATCTTGAAATAACAAATCATATGATTGATCAAGCAATTTATTTTATGGAAGAAATTAGCCAGTATCCTCAAAGCTCATTGATCTCTTTCTGCAAGCATACTGACCAAACTCAAAAAAGGGGTATCGGAACGACGCTCGCATTGTTTAGAAAACTATTTGCCCTGCGAATACTGCAATTTAATCTAGAAATTTCGTACTTGGAGCTTAAACTCTCTGATATTCATGCAAGTAACTTGCTCCAGAACGAGAATACAGTCCATGCAACTAATTAA
- the ribE gene encoding 6,7-dimethyl-8-ribityllumazine synthase, which produces MAVRRIEGMLHLANEDRYAILVGRFNSFVVEHLLEGAIDTLKRHGVSEDNITVVHAPGAWELPVVAKKLAASDRFDAIIALGAVIRGSTPHFDFVAGECAKGLGVVGLDTGLPVINGVLTTDSIEQAIERSGTKAGNKGSEAALTAIEMVNLLKAI; this is translated from the coding sequence ATGGCAGTTCGCCGTATTGAAGGTATGTTACATCTCGCGAACGAAGACCGTTATGCGATTTTAGTTGGTCGTTTTAACAGCTTTGTGGTTGAACATCTGTTAGAAGGTGCCATTGATACATTGAAACGTCATGGTGTATCAGAGGATAATATTACTGTTGTTCATGCACCTGGTGCCTGGGAACTTCCTGTAGTTGCGAAAAAACTGGCAGCTTCAGATCGTTTCGATGCCATCATCGCGCTTGGCGCCGTGATTCGTGGTAGCACGCCTCACTTCGATTTCGTTGCAGGCGAATGTGCCAAAGGTTTAGGCGTGGTTGGCCTGGACACTGGCTTACCTGTAATTAACGGTGTACTCACTACGGACAGTATTGAACAAGCGATTGAACGCTCTGGAACAAAAGCAGGCAATAAAGGTAGCGAAGCTGCCCTGACTGCGATTGAAATGGTTAACTTGTTAAAGGCTATTTAA
- a CDS encoding type II toxin-antitoxin system TacA family antitoxin: protein MANLATERINVRSTVDAKNVIEQAANLLGLSVSSLMIQSSFERAKELLKSHHELKVNNADRDMLMNFLENPRPANDEMKKLMSLLDEN from the coding sequence ATGGCTAACTTAGCAACAGAACGAATCAATGTTCGTTCAACTGTAGATGCAAAGAATGTAATTGAGCAAGCTGCGAATTTATTGGGTCTTAGTGTGAGTTCCTTGATGATCCAATCCTCATTTGAACGAGCAAAAGAATTACTTAAATCTCATCACGAGTTAAAAGTAAATAATGCTGATCGTGATATGTTAATGAATTTCCTTGAAAATCCACGCCCTGCAAATGATGAGATGAAAAAATTAATGAGTTTATTGGATGAAAATTGA
- the nusB gene encoding transcription antitermination factor NusB, whose translation MSQTLQATYAAKRKARRFAVQGIYEWQMSHNPVHEIEARTRVENAMHKVDLSYYHELLTQVVANHEALDALLIPVLDRELSALDGVELATLRLGAYELKEHLEIPYRVVLDEAIELAKHFGGADSHKYINGVLDRLATTLRAAEKQQSN comes from the coding sequence ATGTCGCAAACACTTCAAGCAACTTATGCAGCAAAACGTAAAGCACGTCGCTTTGCTGTACAAGGAATTTATGAATGGCAAATGAGCCACAATCCGGTGCATGAGATTGAAGCACGTACTCGTGTGGAAAATGCCATGCACAAAGTGGATCTGAGCTATTATCATGAATTGTTGACTCAAGTGGTTGCCAATCATGAAGCATTGGATGCGCTCTTAATCCCGGTACTCGATCGCGAACTTTCAGCACTGGATGGTGTTGAACTTGCGACCCTTCGTCTTGGTGCATATGAACTCAAAGAACATCTTGAGATTCCATATCGCGTGGTTCTAGATGAAGCGATCGAGCTGGCTAAACATTTTGGCGGTGCCGATAGCCATAAATACATCAATGGTGTATTGGATCGTTTAGCGACAACTTTGCGTGCAGCAGAAAAACAGCAGTCTAACTAA
- the glmS gene encoding glutamine--fructose-6-phosphate transaminase (isomerizing), which yields MCGIVGGIAERSITNILIEGLKRLEYRGYDSAGLALINNHQVLRERRVGKVSNLEQAVNESQISGSLGIAHTRWATHGKPTEENAHPHISENVAVVHNGIIENYQELKDDLEALGYVFTSQTDTEVVAHLINDALKSTSSLLEAVRQVVPQLKGAYALGIVHTDHPDELITVREGSPLVIGVGIGENFISSDQLALLPITNRFIYLEEGDIARLTRTTIEVFVDGQLVDRPVKELDAAVSNASKGEYKHYMLKEIYEQPEAIKQTISQALNGNDLREDFLASAEQDFAKIQQIQIIACGTSYHAGMIAKYWFEQLIDLPCQVEIASEFRYRTPVIVNNTLYVCISQSGETADTLAALRDTQKRAAAKGLDITTMTICNVATSSMVRETQHSLLTLAGPEIGVASTKAFTTQLAALMLLVLKIGSVKNTISTAQMTEITTELWHTPKVILDTLRHDDEILRLSELFVEKQHCLFLGRGTHFPIALEGALKLKEISYIHAEGYAAGELKHGPLALVDNDMPVVILAPQDDMLDKLKSNMEEVQARGGELFVFADENSGIKAKERQHVVHIPAVNAVLAPIVYSIPVQLLSYHVAVLRGTDVDQPRNLAKSVTVE from the coding sequence ATGTGTGGTATCGTCGGTGGCATTGCGGAACGCAGCATTACCAATATTTTGATTGAAGGCTTAAAACGCTTGGAATATCGTGGCTATGATTCAGCAGGTTTAGCCCTGATCAACAATCATCAGGTCTTACGTGAACGCCGTGTCGGCAAAGTTTCCAACCTTGAACAGGCGGTGAATGAATCACAGATTAGTGGTTCACTCGGTATTGCACATACACGCTGGGCAACCCATGGCAAACCAACTGAAGAAAATGCCCATCCGCATATTTCTGAAAATGTGGCAGTAGTCCATAACGGAATTATCGAAAACTACCAAGAACTCAAAGATGATCTTGAAGCTTTGGGCTATGTGTTTACCTCACAGACTGATACTGAAGTGGTGGCCCATCTGATCAATGATGCGCTGAAATCTACCTCGAGCCTGTTAGAAGCTGTACGCCAAGTGGTTCCGCAACTGAAAGGTGCCTATGCACTCGGTATCGTACATACGGATCATCCAGATGAACTGATTACCGTACGTGAAGGTTCTCCGCTCGTCATTGGTGTCGGTATTGGTGAAAACTTTATCAGTTCTGACCAGTTGGCTCTGCTCCCGATTACCAACCGTTTTATTTATCTTGAAGAAGGTGATATTGCCCGTTTGACCCGCACCACCATTGAAGTCTTTGTCGATGGTCAACTTGTCGATCGTCCGGTCAAGGAACTGGATGCTGCCGTCAGCAATGCTTCTAAAGGTGAATACAAGCACTACATGCTCAAAGAAATTTATGAGCAGCCTGAAGCGATCAAACAGACCATTTCCCAAGCTTTAAATGGCAATGACCTGCGTGAAGATTTTCTTGCCAGTGCGGAACAAGACTTTGCAAAAATCCAGCAAATCCAGATTATTGCCTGCGGTACCAGCTATCATGCCGGCATGATTGCCAAATACTGGTTTGAACAGCTGATTGACCTGCCTTGCCAGGTCGAGATTGCCAGCGAGTTCCGTTATCGCACTCCGGTGATTGTGAATAACACGCTGTATGTGTGTATTTCCCAATCCGGTGAAACTGCCGACACTTTGGCTGCATTACGTGATACACAGAAACGTGCGGCTGCCAAAGGCCTCGACATCACCACGATGACCATCTGTAACGTGGCGACCTCATCAATGGTACGCGAAACTCAGCATAGCCTGTTAACCCTGGCTGGCCCTGAAATTGGTGTGGCTTCAACCAAAGCCTTTACTACCCAGCTTGCTGCATTGATGCTGTTGGTACTCAAAATCGGTTCTGTGAAAAATACGATTTCTACAGCACAAATGACGGAGATCACCACAGAACTTTGGCATACGCCTAAAGTGATTCTGGATACATTACGTCATGATGATGAAATTTTACGTCTTTCAGAACTGTTTGTTGAAAAGCAGCATTGCCTATTCCTGGGCCGTGGTACGCATTTCCCGATCGCTCTGGAAGGTGCACTCAAGCTGAAAGAAATCTCCTATATTCATGCGGAAGGTTATGCTGCAGGCGAACTAAAACACGGGCCATTGGCACTGGTTGACAATGACATGCCAGTAGTGATTCTGGCACCACAGGATGACATGCTGGATAAGCTCAAATCCAATATGGAAGAAGTTCAGGCGCGTGGTGGCGAGCTATTTGTGTTTGCTGATGAAAACAGCGGCATTAAAGCCAAAGAACGCCAGCATGTGGTACATATTCCGGCAGTCAATGCAGTACTGGCACCGATTGTGTATAGCATCCCGGTGCAGTTATTGTCTTATCATGTGGCTGTATTACGTGGTACGGATGTAGATCAGCCACGTAACCTGGCAAAATCGGTCACCGTAGAATAA
- a CDS encoding phosphatidylglycerophosphatase A family protein: MGINILHKPAINFKAMSWIDRLIVFSGVGFGSGLAPKAPGTFGSAFALLFIPIWLHLGFLNSVFAIAIMSLVGIYICGHTARVMGVHDDGRIVWDEFAGQSITFLPLIYLGQMNWLWLLIGFALFRLFDIWKPWPIRVIDRQVDGGFGIMLDDIIAGLWAALCILLYFYFIVA; the protein is encoded by the coding sequence ATGGGTATCAACATTTTGCATAAACCTGCGATTAATTTTAAAGCCATGTCATGGATCGACCGACTGATTGTCTTTAGTGGGGTTGGTTTTGGTTCTGGTCTGGCACCTAAAGCACCCGGTACCTTTGGTTCGGCCTTTGCACTTTTATTTATTCCTATTTGGCTGCATCTTGGTTTTCTAAACAGTGTTTTTGCCATTGCCATCATGTCCCTGGTTGGCATATATATCTGCGGGCATACTGCTAGAGTCATGGGTGTACATGATGATGGCCGCATCGTCTGGGATGAATTTGCAGGACAATCCATCACATTTTTGCCCCTGATCTATTTAGGCCAGATGAACTGGTTATGGTTGCTCATCGGTTTTGCGCTATTCAGATTATTTGATATCTGGAAACCTTGGCCGATCCGTGTGATTGACCGACAGGTCGACGGTGGCTTCGGCATCATGCTGGATGACATTATTGCCGGCCTTTGGGCTGCTCTTTGTATTTTGCTTTATTTTTACTTCATCGTGGCATAA
- the thiL gene encoding thiamine-phosphate kinase, producing MAEFSIIDTYFNRKNANSVDLGVGDDSALLTPPPQQQLVICADTLIAGRHFPMNTNPHAIGWKSVAVNLSDIAAMGATPHSILLALSLPQIDHDWLKAFSQGLYDCCDQFGVSLIGGDTTQSPHLTLSVTALGWVDIGQAIPRSGAKPGDLICVSGTVGDAAFALQHLGHPLQKRLDYPTPRCQLGAALKGLAHSMIDVSDGLAQDLGHILKASQVGAKLQLENLPISPTLHALNDEQKWQYALAGGDDYELCFTISPQNYEKLLQKQLDVSISMIGTIQQQHGLTFEKDGVDHSLQFNGYQHFA from the coding sequence ATGGCTGAATTTTCGATTATCGACACCTATTTCAATCGCAAGAATGCCAATTCTGTCGATCTGGGCGTCGGTGACGATTCAGCCTTGCTCACCCCTCCTCCTCAGCAACAACTGGTCATCTGTGCCGACACCCTGATTGCTGGACGCCATTTTCCAATGAATACCAATCCGCATGCGATTGGCTGGAAATCTGTGGCTGTCAATTTATCTGATATTGCCGCGATGGGCGCAACCCCGCACAGTATTTTACTCGCATTGAGCCTACCCCAAATTGATCATGACTGGCTAAAAGCTTTTAGTCAGGGTTTATATGATTGTTGCGATCAATTTGGTGTGAGCTTAATCGGTGGTGATACCACTCAAAGTCCTCATTTAACCCTGTCTGTCACAGCATTGGGCTGGGTGGATATTGGTCAAGCCATTCCACGCTCAGGTGCGAAACCCGGTGATCTGATCTGTGTCAGTGGAACTGTCGGTGATGCAGCTTTTGCACTCCAGCATCTTGGTCATCCACTGCAAAAACGTCTGGACTATCCAACGCCACGTTGTCAGCTCGGTGCTGCCCTAAAAGGTCTGGCGCATAGCATGATTGACGTCTCGGATGGTTTGGCCCAAGATCTTGGACATATTCTCAAAGCCTCTCAAGTCGGTGCCAAGCTGCAACTTGAAAACCTGCCGATCAGTCCCACCCTGCATGCTTTAAACGATGAGCAAAAATGGCAATATGCCCTCGCTGGTGGCGACGATTACGAATTATGCTTTACAATAAGCCCGCAAAATTACGAAAAATTATTGCAAAAACAACTTGATGTTTCGATTAGTATGATCGGCACAATTCAGCAGCAACACGGCTTAACTTTTGAAAAAGATGGCGTAGATCATTCACTTCAATTTAATGGGTATCAACATTTTGCATAA
- the glmU gene encoding bifunctional UDP-N-acetylglucosamine diphosphorylase/glucosamine-1-phosphate N-acetyltransferase GlmU — translation MSTTVIILAAGKGTRMRSSLPKVLQPLAGRPLLGHVIETAKKLNADNIITIYGHGGDRVQTAFAQEDIKWVEQAEQLGTGHAVQMTLPVLPQDGVSLILSGDVPCINPVTLQKLLDATAATGIGLVTLTLPDANGYGRIVREQGQIQAIIEHKDASEEQRQIKEINTGIYAVSNAKLHQWLPSLSNDNAQGEYYLTDIVAIALADGMQVASVEPEQAFEVEGVNDRVQLAALERQFQSYQAKQLMQQGVHLIDPSRFDLRGNLTVGQDVRIDINVIIEGDCELGDNVEIGAGCIIKNSKIAAGTKVQPYSIFDNAIVGEDTQIGPFARLRPGAQLANEVHIGNFVEVKNTSIGLGSKANHFTYLGDAEVGAGSNIGAGTITCNYDGANKFKTIIGDQAFIGSNSSLVAPVRIGNGATVGAGSTITRDVEDNSLAVERSKQFAKENYPRPQKIKK, via the coding sequence ATGTCAACGACTGTTATTATTCTTGCTGCAGGTAAAGGAACGCGCATGCGCTCTAGCTTACCGAAAGTATTACAACCCCTTGCAGGACGTCCTTTACTGGGCCATGTCATTGAAACGGCAAAAAAATTAAACGCAGATAATATTATTACGATTTATGGTCACGGCGGTGATCGGGTTCAGACAGCATTTGCACAAGAGGATATTAAATGGGTCGAACAGGCTGAACAGCTGGGTACCGGTCATGCCGTACAAATGACCTTGCCTGTCCTGCCACAAGACGGCGTCTCGCTGATTCTTTCCGGCGATGTGCCGTGCATTAATCCTGTAACCTTACAAAAATTACTCGATGCCACTGCAGCAACCGGTATTGGTCTGGTGACGCTTACCCTGCCAGATGCCAATGGTTATGGTCGTATTGTGCGTGAACAGGGTCAGATCCAGGCCATTATTGAGCACAAGGATGCTTCCGAAGAGCAACGTCAGATTAAAGAAATTAATACCGGTATTTATGCGGTCAGCAATGCCAAACTGCATCAATGGCTGCCAAGTTTAAGTAATGACAATGCTCAAGGTGAATATTACCTGACGGATATCGTCGCGATAGCTTTGGCAGATGGTATGCAAGTTGCATCGGTAGAACCTGAGCAGGCTTTTGAAGTTGAAGGGGTAAATGACCGGGTGCAGCTCGCTGCTTTAGAGCGTCAGTTCCAGTCTTATCAAGCCAAACAGCTAATGCAGCAAGGTGTACATCTGATTGATCCAAGCCGCTTTGACTTGCGTGGTAATTTAACTGTCGGTCAGGATGTCCGCATTGATATCAATGTGATTATCGAAGGTGATTGCGAGCTGGGCGACAACGTTGAAATTGGCGCTGGCTGTATCATTAAGAATAGCAAGATTGCAGCTGGCACCAAGGTTCAACCATATAGCATTTTTGACAATGCTATCGTTGGTGAAGATACCCAGATTGGACCTTTTGCACGACTCCGTCCGGGTGCACAATTGGCCAATGAAGTGCATATCGGTAACTTTGTTGAAGTTAAAAATACCTCGATTGGTCTAGGCTCTAAAGCCAACCATTTTACCTATCTGGGTGATGCTGAAGTTGGTGCAGGCTCAAACATCGGTGCAGGGACTATTACCTGTAATTACGATGGTGCCAACAAATTTAAAACAATTATTGGTGATCAAGCCTTTATTGGCTCGAACAGTTCATTAGTGGCACCTGTGAGAATTGGTAACGGTGCTACAGTGGGTGCAGGCTCGACGATTACCCGTGATGTGGAAGACAACAGTTTGGCAGTAGAGCGCTCTAAGCAATTTGCCAAAGAAAACTATCCACGTCCGCAAAAAATCAAGAAATAA
- a CDS encoding acetaldehyde dehydrogenase ExaC, which produces MRYADPNTDGSKIQFKTQYDNFIGGEWVAPVKGEYFDNLSPVDGKVFTKVPRSSVEDIELALDAAHKAKEQWNRSSPTTRSNILLKIADRLEQNLEMLAVAETWDNGKPIRETLAADIPLAIDHFRYFAGCIRAQEGGISEIDEDTIAYHFHEPLGVVGQIIPWNFPILMAAWKLAPALAAGNCIVLKPAEQTPVSILVLAELIQDILPPGVLNIVNGYGVEVGRPLATNPRIAKIAFTGSTAVGQMIMQYATENIIPVTLELGGKSPNLFFADIMDQEDDYLDKALEGFAMFALNQGEICTCPSRALIQESIADEFLARAVERVKRIKTGHPLDTETMIGAQASQEQQDKILGCIATGREEGAQILTGGEARHEVGQGFYIEPTIFKGTNDMKTFQEEIFGPVLAVTTFKDFDDAIKIANDTIYGLGAGVWSRSAHTSYRAGRAIQAGRVWTNCYHIYPAHAAFGGYKKSGIGRENHRMMLDHYQQTKNLLVSYSTKPAGFF; this is translated from the coding sequence ATGCGTTATGCAGACCCCAATACTGACGGTTCAAAAATCCAATTTAAAACACAATACGATAATTTCATTGGCGGCGAATGGGTCGCTCCAGTCAAAGGTGAATACTTTGACAATCTCTCTCCGGTAGATGGCAAAGTCTTTACCAAAGTGCCGCGCTCTTCTGTAGAAGACATTGAGTTGGCGCTTGATGCAGCGCATAAAGCCAAAGAGCAATGGAACCGGTCATCACCGACCACCCGCTCCAATATTCTGTTGAAAATTGCCGACCGTCTGGAACAAAATCTGGAAATGTTGGCTGTAGCAGAAACCTGGGACAATGGAAAACCGATCCGTGAAACGCTGGCTGCCGATATTCCACTGGCCATTGACCATTTTCGTTATTTTGCCGGCTGTATCCGGGCTCAGGAAGGTGGCATTTCCGAAATTGATGAAGATACTATCGCCTACCATTTTCATGAACCGCTTGGTGTAGTCGGACAAATCATTCCCTGGAACTTCCCGATTCTGATGGCCGCCTGGAAACTCGCGCCAGCCTTGGCTGCAGGTAACTGTATTGTGCTGAAACCTGCAGAACAGACTCCGGTCAGTATTCTGGTGCTCGCTGAATTGATTCAGGACATTTTGCCGCCGGGCGTGTTGAACATCGTCAATGGCTACGGGGTCGAAGTCGGCCGTCCACTGGCGACCAATCCCCGTATTGCCAAGATTGCCTTTACCGGCTCGACTGCCGTGGGTCAGATGATCATGCAATATGCGACTGAAAATATTATTCCGGTGACTCTGGAACTTGGCGGTAAATCACCAAACTTGTTCTTTGCCGACATTATGGATCAGGAAGACGATTATCTGGACAAAGCTCTGGAAGGCTTTGCCATGTTTGCCCTGAACCAGGGTGAAATCTGCACCTGTCCATCGCGTGCGCTGATCCAGGAAAGTATTGCTGACGAATTTCTGGCGCGTGCCGTTGAACGGGTGAAACGGATTAAAACCGGGCATCCGCTGGATACGGAAACCATGATCGGGGCGCAGGCTTCGCAGGAGCAGCAGGACAAGATTCTCGGCTGTATTGCCACTGGCCGTGAAGAAGGCGCACAGATCCTGACCGGTGGTGAAGCACGTCATGAAGTGGGTCAAGGTTTCTATATTGAACCGACCATCTTTAAAGGCACCAATGACATGAAGACCTTCCAGGAAGAAATCTTCGGGCCTGTACTGGCTGTGACCACCTTCAAAGACTTCGATGATGCGATCAAGATCGCCAACGATACGATTTACGGACTCGGTGCCGGGGTCTGGTCACGCTCAGCGCATACTTCCTACCGTGCTGGCCGTGCCATTCAGGCCGGTCGGGTCTGGACCAACTGTTATCATATCTACCCTGCTCATGCGGCTTTCGGTGGTTATAAAAAATCAGGCATTGGACGTGAGAATCACAGAATGATGCTAGATCATTATCAGCAAACCAAAAACTTGCTGGTGAGCTATTCAACCAAACCGGCAGGTTTTTTCTAA
- a CDS encoding alpha/beta hydrolase, whose product MSELQPLYQLDILGTGYEQATLNFPDDYEGKVVATLIRKKAAQPTKKAVLYIHGFIDYFFQTEMAERFNQHGFDFYALDLRKYGRSILPHQKYYNVYDLAEYDAEITQALDIIAAEGHDAALLCGHSTGGLTTTLYAAHHPQHSLIKALWVNSPFYDFNMNPIKRALGIPQLSRLAKIFPNLKFPSELNKWYATSLHKDLKGEWDFSLDWKKTRYPMVRISFIRAIHEAQKEIHRGVQLDVPVLIMHSHQTLYPKKWGKAAQSSDVILGIKDIQKYAKKIKGDVTVQSIRNGLHDLVLSEQSVREQVYQQLFQWLHDKGL is encoded by the coding sequence ATGAGTGAACTGCAACCGCTTTATCAGCTCGATATTCTGGGGACAGGCTATGAACAAGCGACCTTAAACTTTCCCGATGATTATGAGGGCAAAGTCGTAGCAACCCTGATCCGTAAAAAAGCAGCCCAACCCACAAAAAAAGCAGTTTTATATATTCACGGCTTTATCGATTATTTTTTTCAGACCGAAATGGCAGAGCGCTTTAATCAGCATGGTTTTGATTTTTATGCGCTGGATTTAAGAAAGTACGGACGGTCGATTCTGCCGCATCAAAAATATTATAACGTCTATGACCTAGCTGAATATGATGCAGAAATTACCCAGGCACTCGACATTATAGCAGCCGAGGGTCACGATGCTGCCCTGCTCTGTGGTCATTCTACCGGTGGCCTGACCACGACCTTGTATGCAGCACATCATCCGCAGCATTCTTTAATTAAAGCACTTTGGGTCAACAGTCCATTTTATGACTTCAATATGAATCCGATTAAACGTGCGCTTGGCATTCCACAACTGAGCAGACTGGCCAAAATTTTTCCCAATCTTAAATTTCCAAGCGAGCTGAACAAGTGGTATGCCACCAGCCTGCATAAGGATTTAAAAGGCGAATGGGACTTCAGTCTGGACTGGAAAAAGACCCGCTATCCGATGGTTCGGATCAGTTTTATTCGTGCCATTCATGAGGCACAGAAAGAAATTCATCGCGGTGTTCAGCTCGATGTTCCGGTACTGATCATGCATTCGCATCAGACTTTATATCCTAAAAAATGGGGCAAAGCGGCGCAGAGCAGTGATGTAATTCTAGGCATTAAAGACATTCAGAAATATGCCAAAAAAATTAAAGGCGATGTCACGGTTCAAAGTATCCGGAACGGTTTACATGATCTGGTACTTTCAGAGCAATCTGTGCGTGAGCAGGTTTATCAGCAACTGTTTCAATGGCTGCATGACAAAGGACTTTAG
- the ribBA gene encoding bifunctional 3,4-dihydroxy-2-butanone-4-phosphate synthase/GTP cyclohydrolase II produces MPLNTVEELVADIRAGKMVILMDDEDRENEGDLVIAATHVRPEDINFMITHARGLVCLTLSKERCQQLNLPLMVDANGAQHGTNFTLSIEAAEGISTGISPAERAHTIQTAVAAHAKPADIVQPGHIFPLMAQPGGVLHRAGHTEAGCDLSRLAGLEPASVICEIINEDGTMARRPDLEVFAEKHGLKIGTIADLIHYRMTNEQTVERIDQQSIETEYGSFDLYRYRELGNPDIHLALVKGEPKEGVTTVRVHGFNPTRDLLKLKKQDGEPAWNLDRALKEISNSDRGVLVWIGQRHLQDLGPALDTLKAPKNVKSNSALSQQYQTIGVGAQILRDLGVEKMKLLSSPLRFNALSGFNLEVVEYITAQQTS; encoded by the coding sequence ATGCCGCTCAATACTGTTGAAGAGCTTGTAGCAGATATCCGTGCAGGAAAAATGGTCATCCTGATGGATGATGAAGACCGTGAAAATGAAGGCGATTTAGTGATTGCTGCCACACACGTACGTCCTGAAGACATCAACTTCATGATCACCCATGCACGTGGTCTGGTCTGCCTGACTTTAAGTAAAGAGCGTTGCCAGCAGTTGAATCTGCCTTTGATGGTTGATGCCAACGGCGCCCAGCATGGGACCAATTTCACCTTGTCGATTGAAGCGGCTGAAGGTATTTCTACCGGTATTTCTCCGGCTGAACGTGCTCATACAATTCAAACTGCTGTGGCTGCTCATGCCAAACCGGCCGATATTGTACAGCCAGGACATATCTTCCCGCTGATGGCGCAACCAGGTGGTGTATTGCACCGTGCCGGACATACTGAGGCAGGTTGTGATCTTTCCCGTTTGGCAGGACTGGAACCGGCTTCTGTGATTTGTGAAATCATCAATGAAGATGGCACGATGGCGCGCCGTCCGGATCTGGAAGTGTTTGCTGAAAAGCATGGCCTGAAAATCGGGACGATCGCCGATCTGATTCATTACCGCATGACCAATGAACAGACGGTTGAGCGTATCGATCAGCAAAGTATTGAGACTGAATACGGCAGCTTTGACCTGTACCGCTATCGTGAACTGGGCAATCCGGATATCCATCTGGCCTTGGTCAAAGGTGAGCCTAAAGAGGGCGTGACCACGGTGCGTGTACATGGTTTTAACCCGACCCGCGACTTGCTCAAACTGAAGAAACAGGATGGCGAGCCGGCCTGGAACCTGGATCGTGCCCTGAAAGAAATTTCCAATAGTGATCGTGGTGTACTGGTCTGGATTGGTCAACGCCATTTACAGGATTTGGGCCCGGCATTAGATACCCTTAAAGCACCAAAAAATGTAAAATCAAATTCTGCACTGTCTCAGCAGTATCAAACCATTGGTGTGGGTGCACAAATTTTGCGTGATCTAGGCGTTGAAAAAATGAAGCTGCTGAGCTCTCCATTACGTTTCAATGCACTATCAGGCTTTAACTTAGAAGTGGTGGAATACATCACCGCACAACAAACATCTTAA